Proteins found in one Paenibacillus wynnii genomic segment:
- a CDS encoding tetratricopeptide repeat protein produces MSPDDYIRQAYRCILRSDFAEAIVCFEAAISENPGDAEVRYRCSITYARNGRLDKAIEHAQAAVKLDRSKPEYTLHLQHLKGLTLVQEAKVLLEAEEKDSDNPYRPITLLKEAVTLDPLNGDAYVWLALAYSRMNEHMLAIAALKEVISLHPDDAGLRQLMKDLQKSLQKYMH; encoded by the coding sequence ATGAGTCCAGATGATTATATTAGGCAGGCATACCGCTGTATACTGCGCAGTGACTTTGCAGAAGCCATTGTTTGTTTCGAAGCGGCAATTTCAGAAAATCCAGGTGATGCGGAAGTCCGTTACCGCTGCTCTATTACCTATGCTCGTAACGGAAGATTAGACAAGGCCATTGAACACGCTCAAGCTGCCGTAAAGCTGGATCGCAGCAAGCCGGAGTATACTTTGCACCTGCAGCATTTAAAGGGCTTAACGCTTGTTCAGGAAGCCAAAGTATTGCTTGAAGCGGAAGAGAAGGACAGTGACAATCCTTACCGACCTATTACCTTATTAAAAGAAGCTGTAACGCTCGATCCCTTGAACGGGGATGCTTATGTATGGCTTGCTCTAGCCTATAGTCGAATGAATGAACACATGCTGGCAATTGCTGCTTTGAAGGAAGTAATCTCCTTGCATCCCGATGACGCCGGGTTGCGGCAATTAATGAAAGATCTTCAGAAATCACTACAAAAGTATATGCATTAA
- a CDS encoding nucleotide pyrophosphohydrolase: MEKSLGDIQREVDAYISQFKEGYFSPLSMLARMSEEVGELAREVNHQFGEKPKRQDEADNSIELELGDIMFITICFANSLGIDLTEAHNKVMHKFNTRDADRWTKKHTD; this comes from the coding sequence ATGGAAAAAAGTCTTGGTGACATACAGCGTGAAGTGGACGCCTATATATCCCAGTTCAAGGAAGGGTACTTCAGCCCTTTATCTATGCTAGCGCGAATGTCCGAGGAAGTCGGAGAACTGGCGCGGGAAGTTAACCATCAATTCGGTGAAAAACCGAAAAGGCAAGATGAAGCGGATAATTCCATAGAGCTGGAGCTTGGAGACATCATGTTTATAACGATTTGTTTTGCCAATTCTTTAGGTATTGATCTAACGGAAGCGCATAATAAGGTTATGCATAAATTCAATACACGCGATGCTGATCGATGGACCAAAAAACACACAGATTGA
- a CDS encoding YitT family protein, with the protein MNSTKTFAITKTVAPILLGTAIYAFGLLYFIIPNQLMEGGVTGITILLNYAFQIPIFLTTLILNLPLFFLGWKILGGKQIAYTGVGIGALTFFLWLFERMIHSGWIVPFTTKNDFILASLYAGVTLGAGLGIVFRFGGTTGGVDIIARICGRNFGWSMGQVILSIDILIIGASLLYIPREKILYTLVAVFISSRVIDFIQEGAYAAKAFTIISDHAPEIADLITVEMDRGVTLIPAIGAYSKQAKHMVYCVVSRQEIRRLSQLVKSIDPRAFVIINDVHDVHGEGFRET; encoded by the coding sequence ATGAATTCAACCAAAACATTTGCAATAACCAAAACCGTAGCACCCATCTTGCTCGGAACCGCTATTTATGCATTCGGGCTGCTCTATTTTATTATCCCTAACCAGTTAATGGAGGGCGGCGTAACGGGGATTACAATTCTTTTGAATTATGCCTTCCAAATCCCTATCTTCCTGACGACTCTAATACTGAATCTCCCGTTATTCTTTTTAGGGTGGAAAATTCTGGGAGGTAAGCAAATTGCCTATACAGGAGTTGGAATCGGAGCACTTACCTTCTTCCTGTGGTTGTTCGAAAGAATGATCCACTCCGGTTGGATTGTACCTTTCACTACAAAAAATGATTTCATTCTTGCTTCATTATATGCCGGGGTAACTTTAGGGGCGGGTCTTGGTATCGTTTTTCGGTTTGGTGGCACCACCGGCGGTGTCGATATCATCGCCAGAATTTGCGGACGGAACTTCGGTTGGAGTATGGGCCAGGTGATCCTTTCTATTGATATCCTTATTATTGGTGCTTCCCTGCTTTATATCCCCAGAGAAAAGATCCTATACACACTGGTGGCTGTATTTATTTCTTCCCGTGTTATTGACTTTATCCAAGAGGGTGCATATGCTGCTAAAGCCTTTACTATCATCAGCGATCACGCTCCTGAAATTGCCGATTTGATCACAGTGGAAATGGATCGTGGAGTGACGTTGATTCCTGCCATCGGTGCTTATTCCAAGCAGGCGAAGCATATGGTTTATTGTGTGGTTTCACGGCAGGAAATCCGCAGACTCAGCCAGCTAGTTAAGTCCATCGATCCTCGGGCATTTGTTATTATCAATGACGTTCATGATGTACACGGAGAGGGGTTCCGCGAAACCTAA
- a CDS encoding sporulation protein YpjB, whose product MPRKGYYRIIILLFCWILYLALGGITAFAATIGNTAGAGNGAEQGNAKSRALQLEQAAKTLYGHVLEGDVTKVRQGTEDISRLFVSSSFEGLTSVEGINALSGVIMDLKAAVAGVEVSPQRWESAAAKLRLATNALNHPRQPIWTQYYKLIREDLNNMEKSSTLNDVAAWKAALQRLQSRYDTIRPAVIISRPAEEVNTFDSWLSYAAGAITSSQPLDRTRLLEIVSYGQEAVRVLFGKEKDEPALSLPMAPEEYGVWAMLAACFIMGALVYTGYRKYRADKKGWRTV is encoded by the coding sequence ATGCCGCGTAAGGGGTATTATCGAATTATTATTCTTCTCTTTTGTTGGATACTGTACCTGGCTTTAGGGGGAATTACGGCCTTTGCAGCTACTATTGGTAATACCGCCGGGGCTGGCAACGGTGCTGAGCAAGGGAACGCCAAAAGCCGGGCACTTCAATTGGAACAAGCCGCAAAGACTTTATATGGACATGTCTTGGAAGGTGATGTAACCAAGGTCCGACAGGGGACGGAGGATATATCCCGCCTGTTTGTTTCATCTTCCTTCGAGGGTCTTACTTCAGTAGAAGGTATTAATGCGCTGTCAGGAGTTATTATGGATCTCAAGGCGGCTGTGGCCGGAGTTGAGGTTTCACCCCAGCGTTGGGAATCTGCTGCAGCTAAATTACGACTTGCGACTAACGCTCTTAACCACCCGCGTCAGCCGATTTGGACACAATATTATAAGCTGATCCGTGAGGATCTAAATAACATGGAAAAAAGCTCAACACTTAATGATGTTGCAGCTTGGAAAGCTGCACTTCAGCGTCTTCAAAGCCGTTATGATACCATTAGACCGGCAGTAATCATATCCCGGCCGGCTGAAGAGGTTAACACCTTCGATTCCTGGCTTTCCTATGCAGCGGGTGCGATTACTTCTTCCCAGCCGCTTGACCGTACACGGCTGCTCGAGATTGTCTCGTATGGACAAGAAGCTGTGAGGGTGTTGTTCGGTAAAGAAAAAGATGAGCCGGCCTTATCTTTACCTATGGCACCGGAAGAATATGGGGTATGGGCAATGCTCGCAGCTTGCTTCATTATGGGGGCGCTGGTATACACCGGTTACCGCAAATACCGTGCAGATAAGAAAGGGTGGAGAACGGTCTAA
- a CDS encoding DUF1405 domain-containing protein has protein sequence MLGKWSEKILINRWFLWLLFTVNFLGTIYGYIWYGNQLEYTAANYPLWLLPLVPDSPTASLFFTIALLFLLYPPKSIAVTTLRGLIEALAVITSIKYGIWAVSMIVAGGYQGDVISWKDWMLMISHTGMAIEVLLYARFFFYRKMLPLALFWTLFNDTVDYSYGVYPWLPRVLEDDVVKVQTFTYVLTLFSAVVAWLPKGRKQAL, from the coding sequence ATGCTTGGGAAATGGAGCGAAAAAATACTTATAAACCGGTGGTTCTTATGGTTGCTCTTCACCGTTAACTTCCTCGGGACGATCTATGGTTACATATGGTATGGAAATCAACTCGAATACACTGCCGCCAATTACCCGCTCTGGCTGTTGCCGCTTGTTCCTGACAGTCCGACAGCCAGTCTCTTCTTCACCATAGCACTGCTATTTCTGCTCTACCCACCAAAAAGCATAGCAGTCACAACCTTGCGTGGGTTGATCGAAGCACTAGCTGTCATTACATCGATTAAATACGGGATATGGGCGGTCAGTATGATCGTTGCCGGAGGCTATCAAGGAGACGTTATCAGCTGGAAAGACTGGATGCTGATGATTTCCCATACGGGGATGGCTATCGAAGTCCTTCTATATGCCAGATTTTTTTTCTATCGAAAAATGCTTCCCCTTGCCCTTTTTTGGACTCTATTTAATGATACTGTGGATTATTCTTACGGGGTATATCCATGGCTGCCAAGAGTGCTTGAGGATGATGTGGTTAAAGTTCAGACGTTCACTTATGTCTTGACCTTGTTTAGCGCAGTTGTAGCTTGGCTGCCAAAGGGGCGTAAACAGGCATTGTAA